From the Pseudoalteromonas tunicata genome, one window contains:
- a CDS encoding DUF2970 domain-containing protein, whose product MNLSKIAQSQKLNIYLSNSLNRFIAILQSVFAGFLGVQSEQKRKQDFQELSPLPIIITALIALILFIGLIYGFVQLVVP is encoded by the coding sequence GTGAATCTGAGCAAGATAGCTCAATCTCAAAAACTCAATATATACCTGTCAAATAGCTTGAACCGCTTCATTGCCATTCTCCAAAGTGTATTTGCCGGATTTCTCGGTGTTCAAAGCGAGCAAAAAAGAAAGCAAGATTTTCAAGAACTCTCTCCGTTACCAATCATAATTACTGCACTTATCGCTCTAATCTTGTTTATTGGCCTTATTTATGGATTTGTTCAACTTGTTGTGCCTTAA
- the astA gene encoding arginine N-succinyltransferase: MMIIRPIRKDDFPALLEIAEESGHGFTSLPVNEELLTKKIARSEASFAKNVSQPEDEGYLFVIEDTQTKEVAGTAAIEAAVGLDDAFYHYHLSKVIHSSRTLHVYKAVDILTLCNDYTGATELCTLFLRDKYRKDGNGKLLSKMRFMFIKAHQQRFAETVLAEMRGISDDSGRSPFWQWLEEHFFCMDFPTADYLTGIGQKIFIAELMPKYPIYVNLLSKEAQAVIGQVHDKTRPAIELLKSEGFTFNGYVDIFDAGPTVEAKVGNIRTVRISEKRKVVIGHNSGGRQMMLSNDGLVEFRATLADLHVVLDSDEIVISQEIADALLLVAGDTLSIAAL; the protein is encoded by the coding sequence ATGATGATCATTCGCCCAATCCGAAAAGATGATTTTCCCGCACTGCTAGAAATAGCAGAAGAATCGGGCCATGGTTTTACTTCTTTACCTGTTAATGAAGAATTATTAACGAAAAAAATAGCCCGTTCAGAAGCCTCATTTGCAAAAAATGTTTCGCAACCTGAAGATGAAGGTTATTTGTTTGTGATTGAAGATACACAAACGAAGGAAGTGGCAGGCACCGCGGCAATTGAAGCCGCCGTTGGATTAGATGATGCTTTTTACCATTACCATTTAAGCAAAGTTATTCATTCATCACGCACTTTACATGTTTATAAAGCGGTTGATATTTTAACCCTTTGTAATGATTACACTGGTGCGACTGAATTATGTACTTTATTTTTACGCGATAAATATCGCAAAGATGGTAACGGAAAATTATTGTCTAAAATGCGCTTTATGTTTATCAAAGCTCATCAGCAACGTTTTGCTGAAACAGTACTTGCAGAAATGCGTGGTATTTCAGATGACAGTGGCCGCAGTCCTTTTTGGCAATGGCTTGAAGAACATTTCTTTTGTATGGACTTTCCAACCGCAGATTACCTAACTGGGATTGGCCAAAAAATCTTTATTGCCGAGTTAATGCCGAAATACCCGATTTACGTCAATTTACTAAGTAAAGAAGCGCAAGCGGTGATTGGTCAAGTACATGACAAAACTCGTCCCGCTATCGAATTATTAAAAAGTGAAGGTTTTACCTTTAACGGTTATGTTGATATTTTTGATGCAGGTCCGACGGTCGAAGCTAAAGTCGGTAACATCCGTACAGTTCGTATTTCTGAAAAGCGTAAAGTAGTGATTGGCCACAATTCTGGTGGTCGTCAAATGATGCTATCAAATGATGGTTTAGTGGAGTTTAGAGCAACGTTAGCCGATTTGCATGTTGTGCTTGATTCAGATGAAATCGTTATCTCACAAGAGATAGCAGATGCTTTATTACTTGTTGCAGGCGATACGTTAAGTATTGCCGCACTTTAA
- a CDS encoding Dam family site-specific DNA-(adenine-N6)-methyltransferase has translation MKQKTRAFLKWAGGKYSLVDEITARLPEAETLVEPFVGAGSVFLNTDYSHYVLNDINADLINLYKELKHAPDEFISDAKKLFVDLNNYSDAYYQYRVQFNASQDAYERAVLFLYLNRHGYNGLCRYNLKGIFNVPFGKYKKPYFPEKELYFFAEKSQKATFTCKGYADVFNDLPRSSVVYCDPPYVPLSKTASFTAYAKGGFDLDDQAQLANFAERAAFEQGIPVLISNHDTVWTRKIYTQASLDMIQVKRTISPKGGSRNKVGELMALYR, from the coding sequence ATGAAACAAAAAACACGCGCTTTTTTAAAATGGGCTGGCGGAAAATATAGTCTAGTTGATGAAATTACGGCTCGCTTACCTGAAGCTGAAACATTAGTAGAGCCTTTTGTTGGGGCTGGTTCCGTTTTTCTAAATACAGATTATTCACATTACGTGCTTAATGACATCAATGCCGATCTTATTAATCTGTATAAAGAGTTAAAGCATGCGCCTGATGAATTTATTAGTGATGCAAAAAAGTTATTTGTTGATTTAAATAATTACAGTGATGCTTATTATCAATACCGTGTGCAGTTTAACGCTAGCCAAGACGCGTATGAACGAGCTGTATTGTTTTTATATTTAAACCGTCATGGTTATAACGGCCTTTGTCGTTACAATTTAAAAGGGATATTTAACGTACCTTTTGGTAAATATAAAAAGCCATACTTTCCAGAAAAAGAACTATATTTTTTCGCTGAAAAATCACAAAAAGCGACTTTCACCTGCAAAGGCTATGCTGATGTATTTAATGACTTACCTCGCTCATCGGTAGTGTATTGCGACCCTCCTTACGTTCCTCTTAGTAAAACAGCCTCGTTCACTGCCTATGCGAAAGGTGGTTTTGATTTAGATGATCAAGCTCAGTTGGCTAATTTTGCAGAGCGAGCGGCATTTGAGCAAGGGATCCCAGTGTTAATTTCAAATCATGACACTGTTTGGACTCGCAAAATTTATACTCAAGCCTCATTAGACATGATCCAAGTGAAAAGGACAATAAGCCCTAAAGGTGGTTCTCGCAACAAAGTGGGTGAGTTGATGGCACTTTATCGCTAA
- the trpS gene encoding tryptophan--tRNA ligase, translating into MTKPVVLSGIQPTGGMTIGNYIGAINQWLTLQQDHDCFFMLVDLHAITVRQEPAVLRQRVLDGIALYAACGIDPEKSALFVQSQVPEHAQLSWVLNCYAQMGELNRMTQFKDKSAKNVNNINVGLYSYPVLQAADILLYQADQVPVGEDQKQHLELTRDIANRFNNLYGDVFKIPEPYIPQFGARVMSLQDPSKKMSKSDENPNGYIMLLDEPKQIEKKLKKAVTDSDEQARIYFDPQEKAGVSNLLTLLSVATKRSIEELVPDYEGKMYGHLKKDTADAVVSMIEPIQARFKEIRNDQALLNQIMRTGAEKAGVRAENTLKAVYDAVGFIPRQ; encoded by the coding sequence ATGACTAAACCTGTTGTATTAAGTGGTATTCAACCAACTGGTGGAATGACGATTGGTAATTATATTGGTGCAATCAACCAATGGCTTACGTTGCAACAAGATCATGATTGTTTCTTCATGTTAGTTGATTTACATGCAATTACAGTGCGTCAAGAGCCTGCGGTTTTACGTCAGCGTGTACTCGACGGGATTGCACTTTATGCTGCTTGCGGTATCGACCCTGAAAAATCGGCATTATTTGTTCAATCTCAAGTGCCTGAACATGCTCAATTAAGCTGGGTGCTTAATTGTTATGCGCAAATGGGTGAACTAAACCGTATGACGCAGTTTAAAGATAAATCAGCAAAAAATGTGAATAATATCAACGTAGGTTTGTACAGCTACCCGGTACTTCAAGCGGCTGATATTTTATTGTATCAGGCTGATCAAGTGCCAGTCGGTGAAGATCAAAAGCAGCATTTAGAATTAACACGTGATATCGCCAATCGTTTTAATAATTTATATGGTGATGTATTTAAAATTCCAGAGCCTTATATCCCGCAATTTGGCGCACGCGTAATGAGCTTGCAAGATCCAAGTAAAAAAATGTCTAAATCAGATGAAAATCCAAATGGATACATCATGCTATTAGATGAGCCTAAGCAAATAGAAAAGAAACTAAAAAAAGCAGTCACTGATTCTGATGAACAAGCACGTATTTATTTTGATCCACAAGAAAAAGCGGGTGTATCAAATTTATTGACGTTACTTTCTGTCGCAACAAAACGTTCAATCGAAGAATTAGTACCTGATTATGAAGGCAAAATGTATGGTCATCTGAAAAAAGATACCGCAGACGCCGTTGTATCTATGATTGAGCCAATTCAAGCTCGTTTCAAAGAAATTCGTAACGACCAAGCTTTATTAAACCAAATCATGCGCACTGGTGCTGAAAAAGCAGGCGTACGTGCTGAGAATACATTAAAAGCTGTCTATGACGCTGTAGGATTTATTCCTCGCCAGTAA
- a CDS encoding AAA family ATPase → MQARILPSRQALVDRIELQYEYGQPIISLLGQAGLGKSYLLETFLSNKYPELTKIYLSVHSKSSELEIMQQILEQSFKSPLIDQSLSLCENFKELSFNHALGPILLVIDNAQYLSEELLSDIELLTQYHQVLILTASVSSLAFKQATTIYLEPLSGSESRQFLAMYYEHLPHSFDPVFTHFIEAAQGNPNLLLNWGEMKVDTKTADPIVKKHQYLSWLISLLILLVVVIVSFFYFFFEVPRILPTQAEPQDSPPVVLVLDKDDTSANNMEEIASKESVSSGDDQKLIAQALLDSTPVAQSDMLRATDEPNHTLQPLDIAVSAQELKSAQPKQILAELLQPKADEKSDLVRLEQPNEPITSDEKNAVLSTQNIEQEQNDLVHSDWFKKQDEKLIMLQLIALSNEDVLIEFLATHELIEPKVYQTIRNDKDWWVVTIGPYQDISQSQLAKGKLDPQLLQLQPFSKSIATINNEIARLKRK, encoded by the coding sequence ATGCAGGCTAGGATTTTACCAAGCAGACAAGCCTTGGTCGATCGTATCGAATTACAATATGAATATGGCCAACCAATTATATCCTTATTAGGTCAAGCTGGGCTTGGTAAAAGCTATTTGCTTGAAACCTTTCTTTCTAATAAGTATCCTGAATTAACAAAAATCTATTTATCTGTGCATAGTAAAAGCTCTGAACTTGAAATTATGCAACAAATATTAGAGCAGAGTTTTAAATCTCCTCTTATTGATCAATCGCTTTCACTTTGCGAAAATTTTAAAGAGTTGAGCTTTAACCATGCATTAGGGCCAATTTTGTTGGTGATAGATAATGCCCAATATTTAAGTGAAGAGCTGTTGAGCGATATTGAGCTGTTAACTCAATATCATCAAGTACTGATTTTAACTGCTTCGGTAAGTAGCTTGGCATTTAAACAAGCAACCACTATTTATCTTGAGCCTTTAAGTGGTTCTGAGAGTAGACAGTTTCTTGCAATGTATTATGAACATTTACCACATTCGTTTGATCCAGTTTTTACGCATTTTATAGAAGCCGCGCAAGGGAACCCTAATTTATTACTGAATTGGGGTGAAATGAAGGTTGATACAAAAACAGCTGATCCTATTGTAAAAAAGCATCAATACCTAAGCTGGCTTATTTCATTACTTATTTTATTGGTTGTAGTGATTGTGAGCTTTTTTTACTTCTTTTTTGAGGTGCCACGGATTTTACCTACTCAAGCTGAGCCTCAAGATTCACCTCCAGTGGTGCTTGTTTTAGACAAAGATGATACCAGTGCAAATAACATGGAAGAAATTGCGTCTAAAGAGTCTGTAAGCTCAGGTGATGATCAAAAGCTTATAGCTCAGGCTTTGTTAGATTCAACGCCAGTAGCGCAAAGCGATATGCTTAGAGCGACTGACGAACCTAACCATACTTTACAGCCTCTAGACATCGCGGTGAGTGCTCAAGAGTTAAAAAGTGCACAACCTAAACAAATCTTAGCTGAGTTATTACAACCCAAGGCTGATGAAAAGTCGGACTTAGTTAGATTAGAGCAGCCAAATGAGCCTATAACCTCTGATGAGAAAAACGCCGTTTTATCAACACAAAATATAGAGCAAGAGCAGAATGATTTAGTACATTCTGACTGGTTCAAAAAGCAAGATGAAAAATTGATCATGCTGCAATTAATAGCCCTTAGCAATGAGGACGTTTTAATTGAATTTTTGGCAACCCATGAATTGATTGAACCAAAAGTCTATCAAACAATACGTAACGATAAAGATTGGTGGGTTGTGACCATTGGACCATATCAGGATATTTCACAAAGCCAGCTAGCTAAAGGAAAGCTTGACCCGCAGTTACTGCAATTGCAGCCTTTTTCTAAATCAATCGCTACAATTAATAATGAAATCGCTCGCTTAAAACGTAAGTAA
- the astD gene encoding succinylglutamate-semialdehyde dehydrogenase has product MSHAAQFINGQWLEGQGALFSSLDPAKNSVIWQANAADAKQVDLAVNSAREAYYVWADLSFAERLAVVKNFALQLEANKEQLAQTIGLETGKPLWETRTEVAAMIGKVAISEKAYLERTGTVENPMPQGKAFIRHKAHGVVAIFGPYNFPGHLPNGHIIPALLAGNAVVFKPSELTPLVAELTLKLWQQAGLPAGVINLVQGEVETGKALASHRGIDGLFFTGSSRTGHFIHQQFAGQPGKILALEMGGNNPLIVKDVADTKAAVHDIIQSAFISSGQRCTCARKLFLSADQQGDLILAQLIKATQAIKIGHFDDEDQPFMGSMISEAAALSMVAAQQQLVSLGGKILVELKHIAGTGFVTPGIIDCTDVKDFPDDEHFGPLLKVFRFTDFDAAIALGNDTSFGLSAGLLSDNQADYEHFLRRIRAGIVNWNRPITGASSAAPFGGIGASGNHRASAFYAADYCAYPVASVELEQVSLPTSLSPGLVL; this is encoded by the coding sequence ATGTCTCATGCAGCTCAATTTATTAATGGTCAATGGCTAGAAGGTCAAGGTGCATTATTTAGCTCACTTGATCCGGCTAAAAATTCAGTTATTTGGCAAGCGAACGCTGCCGATGCCAAGCAGGTTGACTTAGCGGTTAACTCTGCCCGTGAAGCGTATTATGTCTGGGCAGACCTATCATTTGCAGAGCGTCTTGCTGTAGTGAAAAACTTTGCCTTACAATTAGAGGCGAATAAAGAGCAACTAGCCCAAACAATAGGTTTAGAAACAGGTAAACCTTTGTGGGAAACTCGTACCGAAGTGGCTGCGATGATAGGCAAAGTAGCTATTTCTGAAAAAGCGTATTTAGAGCGTACCGGCACAGTCGAAAATCCAATGCCGCAAGGTAAAGCATTTATTCGTCATAAAGCACACGGTGTAGTTGCCATTTTTGGCCCTTATAATTTTCCTGGGCATTTACCTAATGGTCATATTATTCCTGCATTACTAGCTGGAAATGCTGTGGTATTTAAACCATCAGAATTAACGCCTTTAGTCGCTGAGCTGACTCTTAAACTTTGGCAGCAAGCAGGTTTGCCTGCAGGTGTGATTAATTTAGTTCAAGGTGAAGTTGAAACCGGTAAAGCGCTGGCGTCACATCGAGGGATTGATGGCTTGTTTTTTACTGGTTCATCACGCACTGGTCACTTTATTCATCAACAATTTGCTGGTCAGCCGGGGAAAATATTGGCGCTTGAAATGGGGGGAAACAATCCTCTTATCGTTAAAGATGTTGCTGATACTAAAGCTGCAGTTCACGATATTATTCAATCTGCATTTATTTCTAGTGGTCAGCGTTGTACATGTGCTCGTAAGTTATTTTTAAGTGCCGATCAGCAAGGCGATTTAATATTAGCGCAGTTGATTAAAGCAACTCAAGCGATAAAAATTGGTCACTTTGATGATGAAGATCAACCGTTTATGGGATCAATGATTTCTGAAGCGGCTGCATTATCAATGGTTGCGGCACAGCAGCAGTTAGTATCCCTTGGTGGCAAAATACTTGTTGAACTTAAGCATATAGCAGGAACAGGCTTTGTTACTCCTGGTATCATAGATTGTACTGATGTAAAGGATTTCCCTGATGATGAACATTTTGGCCCTTTGCTAAAAGTATTTCGCTTTACCGATTTTGATGCTGCCATTGCGCTTGGCAATGACACCAGTTTTGGTTTGTCGGCTGGTTTATTAAGCGATAATCAAGCTGATTATGAGCATTTTTTACGTCGAATTCGTGCTGGTATCGTTAACTGGAATCGACCAATTACAGGTGCATCGAGTGCGGCACCATTTGGTGGAATTGGTGCTTCAGGTAATCACAGAGCAAGTGCATTTTATGCCGCAGATTACTGTGCTTACCCCGTAGCTTCGGTTGAACTTGAGCAAGTGAGTTTACCAACAAGTTTAAGTCCTGGGCTTGTGCTTTAA
- a CDS encoding anthranilate synthase component II, which translates to MLLMIDNYDSFTYNLVQYFQRLDQEVVVRRNDKLDLATITQLNPDHIVISPGPKSPTQAGVSLDVVTHLKEYFPILGICLGHQTIAQALGGKVIRAKEVMHGKTSIIKHNNQGVFKGLVNDLTVCRYHSLVVAEQSLPEQLTVTAWTEDAQGQIDAIMGLKHRFLPLEGVQFHPEAILTQSGLELLANFIKSY; encoded by the coding sequence ATGTTGTTGATGATCGATAATTACGATTCATTCACTTATAACTTAGTGCAGTATTTTCAACGCCTTGATCAAGAAGTGGTGGTTAGACGCAACGATAAGCTTGATTTAGCTACAATTACTCAATTAAATCCCGATCATATTGTTATCTCTCCTGGTCCAAAATCTCCTACTCAGGCCGGAGTTTCGTTAGATGTGGTTACACATTTAAAAGAGTATTTTCCCATTTTAGGCATTTGCTTGGGTCATCAAACCATTGCTCAAGCCCTTGGTGGGAAAGTGATTCGTGCAAAAGAAGTGATGCATGGTAAAACATCGATTATTAAACATAATAATCAGGGGGTTTTTAAAGGGTTGGTCAATGACTTAACGGTTTGTCGCTACCATTCTTTGGTTGTTGCAGAACAATCTTTACCTGAGCAGTTAACTGTTACTGCTTGGACTGAAGATGCTCAAGGTCAAATTGATGCAATTATGGGATTAAAACACCGTTTTTTACCTTTAGAGGGGGTGCAATTTCATCCTGAGGCAATTTTGACTCAATCTGGTTTGGAATTATTAGCTAATTTTATAAAAAGTTATTAG
- the aroB gene encoding 3-dehydroquinate synthase, whose amino-acid sequence MLELTVNLDERSYPIYIGPGIFEAGVNLLDYIKTRRPVVVTNETVAPLYLDLLLNKLAPCEPLHIVLPDGEQYKTLEYFEKVSAFLLENNCGRDTCLIALGGGVIGDLTGFVAACYQRGVPFIQIPTTLLSQVDSSVGGKTAVNHPLGKNMIGAFYQPDLVLIDTNSLITLPEREFAAGMAEVIKYGLIYDTELFAYLEQHVEQIKDQSTEHLQHIIFRCCQIKALIVAEDETEQGQRALLNLGHTFGHAIEAQMGYGNWLHGEAVAAGMVMASKLSYQRGKLSNVELQRIINLLIAYDLPTLFPQEMGLDVFVKHMKKDKKNKLGTIRFILPKNFGQCELVSDVTEAELEDLISSNAG is encoded by the coding sequence ATGCTTGAATTGACCGTTAATTTAGATGAGCGTAGTTATCCAATTTATATTGGCCCCGGTATATTTGAAGCCGGGGTTAACCTTCTTGATTATATCAAAACGCGACGTCCTGTTGTTGTTACAAACGAGACTGTAGCGCCACTGTATTTAGATTTATTATTAAATAAATTAGCGCCTTGTGAGCCTTTACATATTGTATTACCTGACGGTGAGCAATACAAAACATTAGAGTACTTTGAGAAAGTAAGCGCATTTTTATTGGAAAATAATTGTGGCCGCGATACTTGTCTAATTGCTTTAGGTGGTGGTGTCATTGGTGATTTAACTGGTTTTGTTGCTGCTTGTTATCAACGAGGTGTGCCGTTTATTCAAATACCCACTACGCTTTTATCACAAGTTGATTCATCTGTTGGAGGAAAAACCGCAGTAAATCATCCCTTGGGTAAAAACATGATAGGTGCATTTTATCAGCCTGACTTAGTCTTAATTGATACCAATAGTTTAATAACCTTGCCTGAGCGTGAGTTTGCTGCAGGTATGGCTGAGGTTATCAAATATGGTTTGATTTATGATACTGAATTATTTGCTTATCTTGAACAGCATGTTGAGCAGATAAAAGATCAATCGACAGAGCATTTACAGCATATCATTTTTCGTTGTTGTCAGATTAAAGCTTTAATTGTGGCAGAAGATGAAACTGAACAAGGTCAACGCGCGTTACTTAATTTAGGTCATACATTTGGGCATGCTATAGAAGCGCAAATGGGATACGGTAATTGGTTACATGGTGAAGCTGTTGCTGCAGGTATGGTAATGGCAAGTAAGCTAAGTTATCAGCGTGGGAAATTATCAAACGTAGAGCTACAGCGAATTATCAACTTGTTAATAGCATACGACTTGCCAACACTTTTCCCTCAAGAAATGGGTTTAGACGTTTTTGTCAAACACATGAAAAAAGACAAAAAAAATAAGCTAGGAACCATTCGTTTTATTCTTCCTAAAAATTTTGGTCAATGTGAGCTTGTTTCTGATGTAACAGAAGCTGAGTTAGAGGATTTGATATCTTCAAATGCAGGCTAG
- the rpe gene encoding ribulose-phosphate 3-epimerase, translated as MSKFLIAPSILSADFARLGQDVEAVLAAGADVVHFDVMDNHYVPNLTIGPMVCQALRNYGITAPIDVHLMVKPVDSLIPMFADAGASIITFHPEASEHVDRTLQLIKDHGCQAGLVLNPATSLSYLEHVMDRLDVILLMSVNPGFGGQSFIPHTLEKLRQVKALINASGRNIRLEVDGGVNVDNIKEIAEAGADMFVAGSAIFNQPDYKGVIDQMRAQLALVK; from the coding sequence ATGTCTAAATTTTTAATTGCTCCATCAATTTTATCGGCCGATTTTGCACGACTCGGTCAAGATGTTGAAGCTGTTTTAGCTGCGGGTGCAGATGTTGTACATTTTGATGTGATGGATAATCACTACGTGCCAAATCTCACAATTGGACCAATGGTGTGCCAAGCGCTTCGTAATTATGGAATTACAGCGCCAATAGATGTTCATTTAATGGTTAAGCCGGTTGATAGCCTTATACCAATGTTTGCCGATGCGGGAGCCAGTATTATTACGTTTCATCCTGAAGCCAGTGAGCATGTCGACCGCACATTACAATTAATAAAAGATCATGGTTGCCAAGCTGGATTGGTGCTTAATCCTGCAACTTCACTTAGTTATCTTGAACATGTAATGGATAGACTCGATGTTATTTTATTGATGTCAGTTAATCCTGGCTTTGGTGGACAAAGTTTTATTCCTCATACGTTAGAGAAATTACGTCAGGTGAAAGCATTAATTAATGCCTCTGGCCGTAATATTCGTTTAGAGGTCGATGGTGGAGTAAATGTTGATAATATTAAAGAAATTGCTGAAGCCGGCGCTGATATGTTTGTCGCAGGCTCAGCGATTTTTAATCAACCAGACTACAAAGGTGTGATTGATCAAATGCGTGCGCAATTAGCGTTAGTTAAATAA
- the aroK gene encoding shikimate kinase AroK encodes MAEKRNIFLVGPMGAGKSTIGRHLADQLHLEFFDSDQEIERRTGADIAWVFDIEGEEGFRRREETVISDLTEMQGIVLATGGGSVLSKDVRNKLSARGIVVYLETPIEKQVARTQRDKKRPLLQTEEDPKEVLERLSEERVPLYEEVSDIVVRTDEQSAKVVANLIIEKLDF; translated from the coding sequence ATGGCTGAAAAACGTAATATATTTCTAGTGGGCCCTATGGGTGCAGGTAAAAGCACCATTGGTCGTCATTTAGCAGATCAACTTCACCTTGAGTTTTTCGACTCTGATCAAGAGATCGAACGTCGCACGGGTGCTGATATTGCTTGGGTTTTCGATATCGAAGGTGAAGAAGGCTTTCGACGTCGTGAAGAGACAGTAATTTCTGATTTAACTGAAATGCAGGGTATCGTATTAGCAACTGGCGGTGGTTCAGTGCTTAGTAAAGATGTCCGTAATAAGTTGTCAGCACGTGGTATTGTAGTTTATTTGGAAACTCCAATCGAAAAACAAGTGGCTCGTACGCAAAGAGACAAAAAACGTCCTCTATTGCAAACTGAGGAAGATCCGAAAGAGGTTCTTGAACGCTTATCTGAAGAACGTGTACCTTTATACGAAGAAGTTTCAGATATAGTTGTTCGCACTGATGAACAAAGTGCTAAAGTAGTAGCCAACTTGATTATAGAAAAACTCGACTTTTAA
- a CDS encoding aspartate aminotransferase family protein, with translation MTVNRELFDEVMVPNYAPSAVIPVRGEGSHVWDQADNEYIDFAGGIAVNCLGHCHPALVNALKVQSEKLWHVANVMANEPAIRLAKKLVDATFADKVYFANSGAEANEAALKLARRFALDNYGEHKSQIIAFNQGFHGRTFFTVTVGGQAAYSDGFGPKPGNIDHCNYNDLAAFEALISDNTCAVMLEPLQGEGGIISPTVEFIQGVRALCDKHNALLIFDEVQTGVGRTGHLYAYQGLAVTPDILTTAKALGGGFPIGAMLTTTDIAKHLKVGTHGSTYGGNPLACAVAEAAFDTVNTPEVLNGVKEKEALFRQLFTQINDKYHVFKEMRGEGLLLGAVVAEQYQGKARDFMLASIDNGLMALVAGVNVVRFAPSLVIPEADIREGMARFEKAVAQVVNAQ, from the coding sequence ATGACTGTAAATCGTGAATTATTCGACGAAGTAATGGTACCTAACTACGCTCCATCAGCGGTGATCCCTGTCCGAGGTGAAGGCTCTCATGTTTGGGATCAAGCCGATAATGAATATATAGATTTTGCTGGCGGTATTGCAGTTAACTGTTTAGGTCATTGTCATCCTGCTTTAGTTAATGCGCTAAAAGTTCAAAGCGAAAAATTATGGCACGTTGCGAACGTAATGGCGAATGAACCCGCTATTCGTTTAGCTAAAAAATTAGTTGATGCGACGTTTGCCGACAAAGTTTACTTCGCAAACTCTGGCGCCGAAGCAAATGAAGCCGCTTTAAAACTTGCCCGTCGTTTTGCGCTTGATAATTATGGTGAGCACAAATCACAAATTATTGCTTTTAACCAAGGTTTCCACGGTCGTACTTTTTTTACTGTGACTGTGGGTGGTCAAGCCGCTTATTCTGATGGTTTTGGCCCAAAACCTGGCAATATTGATCACTGTAACTACAATGATTTAGCTGCTTTTGAGGCGCTAATTTCAGATAACACCTGTGCGGTCATGCTTGAACCTTTGCAAGGTGAAGGCGGTATTATCAGCCCTACAGTTGAATTTATTCAAGGCGTGCGTGCGCTGTGTGATAAGCATAATGCATTGCTTATTTTTGATGAAGTGCAAACAGGTGTTGGTCGTACCGGTCATTTATACGCTTACCAAGGCTTAGCTGTAACTCCAGATATTTTAACCACGGCAAAAGCGCTTGGCGGTGGTTTTCCAATCGGTGCAATGTTAACCACAACCGATATTGCGAAGCATTTAAAAGTAGGGACTCACGGTTCTACTTATGGTGGTAACCCACTGGCATGTGCCGTAGCAGAAGCCGCTTTTGATACTGTAAATACACCAGAAGTACTCAACGGTGTTAAAGAAAAAGAAGCGTTATTTCGCCAGTTATTTACACAAATTAATGATAAATACCATGTGTTTAAAGAGATGCGTGGTGAAGGTTTATTGTTAGGTGCCGTGGTCGCAGAACAATACCAAGGAAAAGCGCGTGATTTTATGCTGGCAAGTATCGATAACGGCTTAATGGCGCTGGTAGCTGGCGTAAATGTTGTGCGTTTTGCTCCATCTTTAGTGATCCCAGAAGCGGATATTCGCGAAGGTATGGCGCGTTTTGAAAAGGCTGTTGCGCAAGTAGTTAACGCACAATAA
- a CDS encoding DUF3802 family protein has translation MVTNTQGYDDLIMYLTQHLSLFEKPGQVAPGAPTVISFIEDYIAEQIMNFCQQHKGLNTEQRSLIVREIDGIVYDLQEVLSGVINQPITIEQKEFIDEFICLVKNLFDSAVADANV, from the coding sequence ATGGTAACTAATACGCAGGGTTATGATGATCTCATCATGTATTTGACTCAGCACTTATCTTTATTTGAAAAACCAGGCCAAGTTGCGCCAGGTGCCCCTACGGTTATTTCATTCATTGAAGACTATATTGCCGAACAAATAATGAATTTTTGCCAGCAACATAAAGGTTTGAATACTGAGCAGCGCAGCCTCATTGTGCGTGAAATTGATGGTATTGTGTATGACTTACAAGAAGTACTCTCGGGCGTGATTAATCAACCAATCACAATAGAACAAAAAGAGTTTATTGATGAGTTTATTTGCCTAGTGAAAAACCTTTTCGATTCTGCTGTTGCGGATGCTAACGTCTAA